Sequence from the Methanoculleus sp. SDB genome:
GTTTCATCAAACGCGGCGATCTCCTCGTTGTCGTCCGAACAGAGTACGACCACGCACTCATTATCCCTGATAGCTGAGAGGTCGATGAGCCCGTCCCCTTCTTCGACATCGAACGATGCCGTCTCAAGAATTTGCCAGACCGCCTCCCGCGCCCGTCCCCGAATCATTCACATACGTTGTGAGCAAGCGTATAGAACAATTTTTCTATTGCGATGCATGAGGTGTACTAATGCACAGCCCTCTGAAATTCGTGAATCATCGCATCGAAGAGTATGCCCTGAATGTAACGTACCGGCCGGAGGACGATGAGGGTTCCATCATTTACAACGTATCCCTGATAAACCACAGCGATCTGGATGATTTTCTTCGTATGCTCAAGGACGCGTGCCGGGCCGGGTTGTGCGTGAGCCAGAGGCTTCGGGTCGTGCAACCCGGTGAAACAGTGGGGGACATGTCGGTTCCCGGGAATATGGCCGGCATCCTGACCATGTGCAGCATCACGCTCGATGCGCTCCTGCTCCGGAAGGGTGTCCCGCTCAATCCGGTCGGGGGAGGGATTGTTGAGATTCAGGATCGGATACCGCGGCGGTTCACGACGATCATCAGGTATGAAAGTACAACCATTGATCCGCTCCAGGTCCTGATATCCCAGGAAATGACATCGGTGCAGGGAGTCATGAACCGCGGAAACGGCTCGATTCTCGCCAATCTCCGCGAGTGCCACATGGAGACCGAAGCACTCGTGGGCGATATCCTCGACGGTCTTCTGGATTGCGGATTCACCGGTGTTCTGGATGTCGGGGTTCCGAATGCCGCTCTTCTCGGTGTGCCCGTCACCCCGGAATACTTCGGGATTGCCATGGTGGGCGGCACCAATCCCATTGCTGCATTCCGCGAAACAGGCAAACGGGCGCAAACGATGGCGCTCAAGGGGCTTATCGACATCGGGGAAATGGGATATATCACCGACTACTGACGGGCTTTCTGGCAAATGTTTGCGATGAACTCCCAGTATCGCGTAAAAAAGTGCACGAAACCCGGTGATTCTGAGTAGAGCGCCGTCGGTGTTGCGTCTTCACCACCCATCATTACAAGGGCGCTCTTCTGGTCAATAATAAAAACACCCGCGGTTTCCGGAAAATTCCGGTGAGGGGTATGGGTAGGAAAGCCCGGGGGGAGCAGAAATAGTTCCACGCTTCCGGGCGTCTCTCCCTCCCACCGGTCGGTGATAATCCTGATTGCGGCATCTCCGGGTATTCTCGAAAGAATAACGGGTAAAATACGCCCGAGAAAGGTACTGCTGCTCACGATATCCAGAGAACGTTCCGTGCCTGCGATGAGGTCCGCGAGACGGCTCTCTATGGTTTCTTCTCCGTTGATGGTCCAGATAAGTTCCTGGCTGCCTCGTTCCGGACATATGCGGTTCTGGTAGATCTCCATCAGCGCCGTGCGCGCCCGTTCCGCATCCCCTTCAATGTACCGGAGCATGCGATCGATTCCTTCCCCGGGAGGCGCCGCGTTGAACCTGCGTGGTGTCGTATGAGAGACCGTGACCAGGTTCTTCTGGACGAGGCGATCGAGAACGGGATAGACGGATGCACGCGGAACGGTGGATATCTCGTGTATCTCCGATGCACTCGCCCCTTCTGCCTGCAGGAGTGCAATATAGACGAGCGCTTCATATTTTGTCAGGCCGAGCGATTTCAGTGATTCGATAGTACCCGCAAGAGTTTCCGGGGATTCAACCATCACATACCATTATATACGGCGTGGAAATAAATGTTGTTATAACAAAAACAACAAGGGTCATCGTATGCAAATCCGTCATTATCTTGTTCTGGCACTTGTTGCCGGGATGCTCGTCGTCCCGGCAATGGCCGGAGATAAATATCTCTATGGGTCTCCTGACCTTATTGCGTCGATATCGGGCACGAACGAATTTTCACCCGGTTCCGAAGTCGCGCTCACGGTAAAACTGGAAAACCAGGGACTCAATCTTGTGAAGATTGCACAGTCGACCATCATCGAGAGCGAGGATCAGCCCAATACGGCGAAACTTGCTGCCGTCACGATGAAGCAGGGCACTGCACCGATTACCATCAAGACCGACCGGCAGATGGTGGGCGACATTACCGGGGGAAGCAGCACCACGGTATCGTTTACCGTTAAATTCGATGCGGATGCGGCACCGGGTGTCTATTCGGTCCCTCTGGTGATCGACTACACGTACCTCTCGAGCGCGGACCAGTTCGGTTCCGACACCATAACCTACCGGTACCTTTCGAAGACGGTGGAGATACCCCTAAACATCCGTGTGACGTCCGAGGTTTCCCTTGATATCACGGATGTCCGGACACGGTACCTGAATGTGGGAACCGAAGGCTACCTCACGCTCACGATAATGAATACCGGCTTTGAAAATGCCCGCCATGCAGTTGTGAAAATTGCCCGAAACGGAAATTCCCCCCTTGTACCGACGGACAGCAGCGTATATATCGGCGATTTTGCATCGAGTGCGGCAACGGAGTCCACCTTCAAGATCGCGGTGTCGAGCGATGCGGAGGAGGAGTTCTATCCGCTCAACGTCTACATGGAATACGAAGATGCTGCGGGTGATGCGATGACGTCGGATACGAAAACCATCGGTATCCCGGTGGGGGGAAAGATCGACTTCGAGGTCATATCCGCGCCCTCTGAGATCTCGCCCGGGGAAAAGGCCGTTATTGAAGTTGTTTACCGGAATAGCGGCGCTGCCCCCGTCTATAACGCACAGGCACGCATCAGCGCCGTTGATCCATTCTCGAGCAATGACGATACCGCGTTTCTCGGCGACATCGCTCCCGGCGAAACGGTGAAGGCACGTTTCGTCGTGACCACCGATGCCGCAGCGACAATAAAATCCTACGGGCTCGACTCTGAGATCCGGTACCGGGATGCGCTCGACAACAGCCAGATTTCGGAGACGATGAAGGTCGTGGTGAACGTCGTTCCGCAGAGCGGCGCAATGACGGCCCTCTCGAATCCGGTCGTGATCGCCATTATCGTCGTCGGTCTCATCGGCGCGGGGTATTATGTCGTGTCGCTGCGACATAAGAAGTGATGGACGCATACTGGAATGGTCCGCTGCCGGAACCGAAGGTACGGACCATGGACGAGATCCGCGGGGTGCTCGCAGACCCGGGATGCCGGGACACCCGCTCTTCCCTCTATCTCATGTACCGTGCATGCGCCCGGACGGACGAAGACAGGGACTGGCTTATCCGCCACGATCTGCGGTTTGACATCACCGTCATCCCGCCCGCCGTCATCTGTGGCGAATACGTGAAGACAAAAGGGCACTACCACCCGGTGAGCCCCGACGGAACAGAGTATCCCGAACTCTATGAAGTTCTCGGCGGACGGGGTATCTATCTGCTCCAGACACGGAACCTTGCGGATATCGTCGCGGTTGAAGCAAAGAAAGGCGATATCATCCTTGTGCCGCCGGGGTACGGCCATGTCACCATCAATCCCGCGGATGAGAATTTTGTGATGGCAAATATCGTTTCCACTCGATTTTTAAGCGATTACGGCCCGTACGAAACAAAACGGGGCGCCGCATATTATTACATGCAGAGCGGCTGGAAGAAAAATCCTGCGTATTCGGGCCTGCCCCCTCTCCGGTTCCGCACCGCACCCCCGGCTGCATCTCTCTCTCTTTGCGACGGCGGGATTTACGGGCTCATCGGGCGTGACGATATTCTCGCCTGCCTCAACCACCCTGCACGCGGCTTTCCGGATTTTTCCGTTATCTGATTCCTCACCCTGTTTTTGCATTATATCCGTCATCACCCTGATAAAAGACGGATAAACCGCCGGAGCGCCCTGATATCCCCGACAGCGATGATCGAATCGCCCGCCTGCACCGGCTCCTCCGCTCCGGGCCTGATAACCGACCGTCCCCCCCCC
This genomic interval carries:
- a CDS encoding S-layer protein, producing MQIRHYLVLALVAGMLVVPAMAGDKYLYGSPDLIASISGTNEFSPGSEVALTVKLENQGLNLVKIAQSTIIESEDQPNTAKLAAVTMKQGTAPITIKTDRQMVGDITGGSSTTVSFTVKFDADAAPGVYSVPLVIDYTYLSSADQFGSDTITYRYLSKTVEIPLNIRVTSEVSLDITDVRTRYLNVGTEGYLTLTIMNTGFENARHAVVKIARNGNSPLVPTDSSVYIGDFASSAATESTFKIAVSSDAEEEFYPLNVYMEYEDAAGDAMTSDTKTIGIPVGGKIDFEVISAPSEISPGEKAVIEVVYRNSGAAPVYNAQARISAVDPFSSNDDTAFLGDIAPGETVKARFVVTTDAAATIKSYGLDSEIRYRDALDNSQISETMKVVVNVVPQSGAMTALSNPVVIAIIVVGLIGAGYYVVSLRHKK
- a CDS encoding glucose-6-phosphate isomerase; the encoded protein is MDAYWNGPLPEPKVRTMDEIRGVLADPGCRDTRSSLYLMYRACARTDEDRDWLIRHDLRFDITVIPPAVICGEYVKTKGHYHPVSPDGTEYPELYEVLGGRGIYLLQTRNLADIVAVEAKKGDIILVPPGYGHVTINPADENFVMANIVSTRFLSDYGPYETKRGAAYYYMQSGWKKNPAYSGLPPLRFRTAPPAASLSLCDGGIYGLIGRDDILACLNHPARGFPDFSVI